From Paralcaligenes sp. KSB-10:
GTTGGACAAAATATTGGCCACGACCAGTTGCAATTGGCCCGCCGGAAGCTGGTTTGGCAGCAAGGCATCCAGAACAACCTGATTTACTTCTGCATTGTACCGAGTTGATTGCACAGCCTGCTCGTCGATATCGACGGCCCACGTGTTGCCCGCCCCCAGCATTTTGGCGGCGATCGCCAAAATGCCGGACCCGCAGCCATAGTCGAGCACCGTTTCGCCGCCTTGCAGATGCTCGGCCAGCCACTCCAGGCACAGATGGGTCGTTGGATGGCTGCCGGTCCCGAAAGCCAGACCCGGATCCAGCTCAATATGAATCGAGCCCTGCCCTGCGCTGGCCGACGCCCCTTCGGCCAGCACGGGTACACGAGGGTCGTCGCGATGCCAGCTGGGCACGATCCAGATCCGTTCTCCGATCTGGATTGGCCCGAACTGCGCCTGAGTGATCCGCACCCAATCCGCATCCGGGACTTCGCGCACCGACCAGCCGGCCGCTGCTTGAACTCCAGCCTCGGCACTCGCCTGCTCCAGAATCTGGCCAGGGTCCGCGCCATCGGGCAACAGGGCGACCACGCGATTGCGCTGCCACGCCTGTATCTCGGGTTCGGTACCCGGCTCGCCGAACAAGGGCTGTTCCGCGTCGGTATCGCTATCGGCGTCCTCTACCGAGACCGACAGCACACCTGCGTCGAGCAAGGCATCCGACAGCGCCTCGGCCTGGGCTTCCAGGCAACTTAGGACGAGTTCACGCATGATCTTTTCCGTTAAAAAACAGGGGCACGCCCCTGTCTGGCCCGCCTCGGTATCGCAGATCAGGGACGCTGCGAAAGCTTGTGCTCGAGGTAGTGGATGCTTGTGCCGCCTTCGACGAAACGGGCATCCTGCATCAGCTCGCGGTGCAGAGGGATGTTGGTCACTATGCCTTCGACCACCATTTCAGACAGAGCGATTTCCATGCGTGCAATGGCCTGCTGGCGCGTGTCCCCGTAGGTAATAAGCTTGGCAATCATGGAGTCGTAGTTCGGCGGCACCACATAGCCGCTGAACACATGGGAATCCATGCGCACGCCAGGACCGCCCGGCGTATGCCAGTTGGTGATGCGCCCCGGGCTGGGCGTAAATTTGAAGGGATCCTCGGCATTGATGCGGCATTCGATGGCGTGGCCCTTGATCTGGATATCGCGCTGGCGCAACGTAAACTTTTCGCCGGCGGCAATCAGGATCTGCTGCTGCACCAGATCGATCCCGGTAATCATTTCGGTAACCGTATGTTCGACCTGGATCCGGGTATTCATTTCAATGAAATAAAACTCGCCGTCCTCGTACAGGAACTCGAAGGTGCCGGCGCCGCGATAGCCAATTTTGCGGCACGCCTCGGAGCAACGCTCGCCGATGCGTTCGATAAGGCGCCGCGCGATACCCGGCGCGGGAGCCTCTTCGATGACTTTCTGGTGGCGGCGCTGCATGGAACAATCGCGCTCGCCCAGCCAGACGGCATTGCGCCCGCCGTCGGCAAGTACCTGGATTTCCACATGGCGCGGGTTTTCGAGGAACTTCTCCATATAGACTTCGGGATTATTGAACGCCGCGCCAGCCTCGGATTTCGTCATGGTGACGGCGTTCAGCAAAGCCGCCTCGGTATACACCACCCGCATGCCCCGGCCGCCGCCGCCGCCCGAAGCCTTGATGATCACCGGGTACCCGACTTCACGGCCCAGGCGCATGATTTCCTGGGGATCGTCCGGCAAAGCGCCCGGCGACCCCGGCACGACCGGTACACCGGCCTCGATCATGGCTTTCTTGGCGCTTACTTTATCGCCCATAAGGCGAATCGATTCGGGGCGCGGGCCGATAAATACAAAGCCGCTTTTTTCGACGCGATCGGCAAAATCGGCGTTTTCGGACAGGAAACCGTAGCCGGGATGGATTGCTTCGGCATCCGTGACTTCGGCTGCCGAAATCAGCGCCGGCATATTCAGGTAACTGTCGCGAGCCGCGGCAGGCCCTATGCAAACCGATTCATCGGCTAAACGCACATACTTGGCATCGCGATCGACATCGGAGTGCACCACCACCGTTTTAATACCGAGTTCGCGGCAGGCGCGCTGGATGCGCAAGGCGATTTCACCACGATTGGCAATGAGAATTTTTTCAAACATTGATGATCAGCCGATAACAAACAGGGGTTGACCGTATTCAACGGGCTCGCCATTTTCCACCAGGATTTCTTTAATCACGCCGGACTTGTCCGCCTCGATTTCGTTCAGCAGCTTCATGGCCTCGATGATGCACAAAGGCTCGCCCTCTTTGACGGTCTGGCCCAATTCGATAAACGGCGAGGCGCCTGGATTGGGAGCGCGGTAGAAGGTTCCCACCATCGGGGCCTTGACCACATGCCCTTGAGGGGCGGCCGGGGCAGCCGGCGCTGCGGCAGGCGCAGGCGGCGCGGCAGGCGCTTCGTAGGCAACAGGAACGGGCTGCACCGTTTGGGAGAATTTGACGATTCTTACCTTGCCCTCGCCCTCGGTGATCTCGAGTTCGGCAATGCCTGATTCTGCAACCAGATCGATCAGGGTTTTTAGTTTTCTAAGGTCCATACAAACTTCCCATGACATTACTCTGCGGCTGTAATGCAGAGTCAACGTTGATGATTAAAAAGACAGGCTGTATTGCCCCATGCGCTAATTGCACAGGGCGTAGCGTAATGCTGCTTCGTACCCAAAAGAACCCAGCCCGACAATCACTCCCTGCGCCGTATCGGACAAATAAGAGTGATGGCGAAACGACTCCCGCTTGTGTACATTCGACAAATGCACTTCCACGAACGGAATTGCGACCGCGGCCAGGG
This genomic window contains:
- the accC gene encoding acetyl-CoA carboxylase biotin carboxylase subunit yields the protein MFEKILIANRGEIALRIQRACRELGIKTVVVHSDVDRDAKYVRLADESVCIGPAAARDSYLNMPALISAAEVTDAEAIHPGYGFLSENADFADRVEKSGFVFIGPRPESIRLMGDKVSAKKAMIEAGVPVVPGSPGALPDDPQEIMRLGREVGYPVIIKASGGGGGRGMRVVYTEAALLNAVTMTKSEAGAAFNNPEVYMEKFLENPRHVEIQVLADGGRNAVWLGERDCSMQRRHQKVIEEAPAPGIARRLIERIGERCSEACRKIGYRGAGTFEFLYEDGEFYFIEMNTRIQVEHTVTEMITGIDLVQQQILIAAGEKFTLRQRDIQIKGHAIECRINAEDPFKFTPSPGRITNWHTPGGPGVRMDSHVFSGYVVPPNYDSMIAKLITYGDTRQQAIARMEIALSEMVVEGIVTNIPLHRELMQDARFVEGGTSIHYLEHKLSQRP
- the accB gene encoding acetyl-CoA carboxylase biotin carboxyl carrier protein, with amino-acid sequence MDLRKLKTLIDLVAESGIAELEITEGEGKVRIVKFSQTVQPVPVAYEAPAAPPAPAAAPAAPAAPQGHVVKAPMVGTFYRAPNPGASPFIELGQTVKEGEPLCIIEAMKLLNEIEADKSGVIKEILVENGEPVEYGQPLFVIG
- the prmA gene encoding 50S ribosomal protein L11 methyltransferase, translating into MRELVLSCLEAQAEALSDALLDAGVLSVSVEDADSDTDAEQPLFGEPGTEPEIQAWQRNRVVALLPDGADPGQILEQASAEAGVQAAAGWSVREVPDADWVRITQAQFGPIQIGERIWIVPSWHRDDPRVPVLAEGASASAGQGSIHIELDPGLAFGTGSHPTTHLCLEWLAEHLQGGETVLDYGCGSGILAIAAKMLGAGNTWAVDIDEQAVQSTRYNAEVNQVVLDALLPNQLPAGQLQLVVANILSNPLKVLAPMLSNRVAPGGRLILSGVLERQADEVAMAYAPWLAMSVWRARDGWVCLCGQRN